The following coding sequences are from one Indioceanicola profundi window:
- a CDS encoding four-helix bundle copper-binding protein: MHAREMISAHPDVKGNTNEALIRCIEECYACAQTCTSCADACLAEGMVEQLRQCIRLNLDCADVCAATGAIATRRTGSNEQLIRSMLEACALACRLCGEECARHAGEHEHCRVCAASCNRCETACRDALQSMAA; encoded by the coding sequence ATGCACGCACGTGAAATGATTTCTGCGCATCCCGACGTGAAGGGCAATACCAACGAAGCCCTCATCCGCTGCATCGAAGAATGCTACGCCTGTGCCCAGACCTGCACCTCCTGCGCCGACGCCTGCCTGGCGGAAGGCATGGTGGAGCAGCTTCGCCAGTGCATCCGCCTGAACCTGGACTGCGCCGACGTTTGCGCCGCCACGGGGGCCATCGCCACCCGGCGCACCGGATCGAACGAGCAGCTCATCCGCTCCATGCTGGAAGCCTGTGCCCTCGCCTGTCGCCTGTGCGGTGAGGAATGTGCCCGCCATGCCGGAGAGCATGAGCACTGCCGCGTCTGTGCCGCGTCCTGCAACCGGTGCGAAACCGCTTGCCGTGACGCGCTCCAGAGCATGGCTGCCTAA
- a CDS encoding formate/nitrite transporter family protein: protein MKDGDLPGGRRRQEQEDAAERANPSALVLHEAIRKEGNEELARHPASLAWSGLAAGFSMGLSLAVEGLLRTGLPDAPWRSLVENLGYSIGFLVVVLGRQQLFTENTLTVVLPLLHEPTREKLSRVAMLWGVVLVTNLLGTILFAWATQETGAFSDEAKRAFAEIGHEAQAGSFLAVFTKAVLAGWIIALMVWITPAVGATRFHVVATLTYVIGVAGFAHVIAGSTEVASAVFAGRVTWSDYIQAFLVPALLGNVLGGVVLTALLNHAQVRRQL, encoded by the coding sequence ATGAAGGACGGCGACTTGCCCGGCGGGCGCCGGAGACAAGAGCAGGAGGATGCCGCAGAACGCGCCAATCCGAGCGCTCTGGTCCTACACGAGGCCATTCGCAAGGAAGGCAATGAGGAGCTCGCTCGTCATCCCGCATCGCTGGCCTGGTCCGGCTTGGCTGCAGGTTTTTCCATGGGACTGTCCCTGGCTGTGGAAGGGCTGCTGCGGACCGGACTGCCCGATGCCCCGTGGCGCTCCCTTGTGGAGAACCTGGGATACAGCATCGGTTTCCTGGTCGTTGTTCTCGGGCGGCAGCAGCTGTTCACTGAGAATACGCTTACCGTTGTCCTTCCGCTTCTGCACGAACCGACCCGCGAGAAGCTGTCCCGGGTTGCCATGCTCTGGGGCGTCGTATTGGTCACCAACCTACTTGGCACCATCCTGTTCGCGTGGGCAACGCAGGAAACGGGTGCTTTCTCCGACGAGGCCAAGAGGGCATTCGCGGAAATCGGTCACGAAGCCCAGGCCGGATCATTCCTGGCTGTTTTCACGAAGGCCGTGCTGGCCGGATGGATCATCGCGCTCATGGTCTGGATCACGCCTGCCGTCGGGGCCACGCGCTTCCATGTCGTGGCGACGCTGACCTACGTCATCGGTGTCGCCGGTTTCGCGCATGTCATCGCAGGCTCCACTGAGGTGGCCTCCGCGGTCTTTGCGGGGCGCGTGACCTGGAGCGACTACATCCAGGCGTTCCTGGTCCCCGCTCTCCTTGGCAACGTTCTTGGTGGCGTCGTGCTGACGGCGTTGCTGAACCATGCGCAGGTCCGACGCCAACTGTGA
- a CDS encoding two pore domain potassium channel family protein, with translation MNWLFAVSGVILLVITWTDIIKTTLTLQGAGPVTTRMAELVWKAVFIVFRITGTRNTLARCGPAIAILTVAVWILLEWTAWSLIVFADPSAVVSSQGGQQAGAWDRVYYAGYSFFTLGLGDYQPKGALWQVITNLMSATGFLTISLCATYLVPIVSAVVSKRKVAIYIGALGRTPQDVLITGWNGNDFSGLQSNLSSLASPIMEIGQQHLAYPILHYYYAARREESLALQMVVLDQALMLMEVAVAPEARLPKAIMAPAVAGARSFLDSLERVHIKAAAEAPPLPSLEPLRSAGIPVVSDQEFQEAMERKSRRRKLSQALLENSGWAWQELSWPGQPRDGTLLQQ, from the coding sequence ATGAACTGGCTTTTCGCTGTTTCCGGCGTCATTCTACTCGTCATTACGTGGACGGATATCATCAAAACGACCCTGACCCTTCAGGGAGCCGGTCCGGTTACAACCCGCATGGCGGAGCTTGTTTGGAAGGCGGTCTTCATCGTGTTCCGCATCACGGGAACCAGGAATACGCTTGCCCGGTGCGGCCCGGCTATTGCGATCCTGACGGTAGCCGTGTGGATCCTCCTTGAGTGGACCGCCTGGAGCCTGATTGTCTTCGCCGATCCGTCAGCCGTTGTCAGCAGCCAAGGGGGTCAGCAGGCAGGCGCCTGGGACCGCGTCTACTACGCAGGCTACAGCTTCTTCACCCTGGGTCTTGGGGACTACCAGCCTAAAGGTGCCCTTTGGCAGGTTATCACGAACCTGATGTCGGCGACCGGCTTCTTGACCATTTCACTCTGCGCGACCTATCTGGTTCCCATTGTATCTGCGGTGGTGAGCAAGCGTAAGGTCGCAATCTACATCGGCGCATTGGGCAGAACGCCCCAGGACGTTCTTATCACGGGATGGAACGGCAACGATTTCTCGGGCCTTCAATCGAACCTGTCGTCCTTGGCGTCCCCTATCATGGAAATCGGCCAGCAGCACCTCGCCTATCCCATTCTTCACTACTACTACGCCGCACGTCGCGAGGAATCGCTGGCCCTGCAGATGGTTGTGCTCGATCAGGCCCTGATGCTCATGGAAGTGGCCGTCGCTCCAGAGGCTAGGCTTCCGAAGGCGATCATGGCCCCGGCGGTGGCAGGTGCGCGTTCCTTCCTGGACAGCCTGGAACGAGTCCATATCAAAGCCGCGGCAGAGGCTCCGCCCCTCCCGTCCCTTGAGCCCCTTCGAAGCGCAGGCATTCCGGTCGTCAGCGACCAGGAATTCCAAGAGGCCATGGAGCGAAAATCTCGACGCCGGAAGCTGTCTCAGGCTTTGCTCGAGAACTCCGGATGGGCTTGGCAGGAGCTTTCCTGGCCGGGTCAGCCCAGAGACGGCACTCTGTTGCAGCAATAG
- the hutH gene encoding histidine ammonia-lyase: MQTIRVHPGRLTLSDIKLVLAGPVRLSIDPADMERAAASSRTVMEVMAAGKVAYGINTGFGLLAKTRIETDQLALLQRNLVLSHATGTGPLLPDEVVRLVIVLKVNSLLRGYSGVRPEVIAALAQLLEREVYPCIPAKGSVGASGDLAPLAHMVAPMIGWGEVRIKGEVLPAAKAMEAAGLSLLELGPKEGLALLNGTQVSTALALAGLFAAERVFDAALVAGAMSVDAARGSDTPFDPRIHELRGQRGQIDVAAAYRELLAGSAIRESHRDCPRVQDPYCLRCQPQVMGACLDQLRFAAGTLGIEANAVTDNPLVFPGDGAILSGGNFHAEPVAMAADQIALALAEIGNLSERRSAMLVDPNHNGGLPAFLVKDGGVNSGFMIAQVTAAALASENKGLAHPASVDSIPTSANQEDHVSMATWAARRTLDMADNAAGIVAVETLAAAQGIDFHRPLRSSSRLEAIHASLRSRVPFWDRDRYFAPDIAAAKDLIAKGVLESGVSWLGA; this comes from the coding sequence ATGCAGACCATTCGCGTACATCCAGGTCGTCTGACGCTTTCCGACATCAAGCTGGTTCTGGCGGGCCCCGTCCGCCTCAGCATCGACCCGGCAGACATGGAACGTGCCGCCGCATCGTCCCGCACCGTGATGGAGGTGATGGCGGCCGGAAAGGTCGCTTACGGGATCAATACGGGGTTCGGCCTTCTGGCCAAGACCCGGATCGAGACGGACCAACTCGCGCTGCTCCAGCGTAACCTTGTCCTCAGCCACGCGACCGGAACCGGTCCGCTCCTACCCGACGAGGTGGTGCGGCTGGTCATTGTCTTGAAGGTCAACAGCCTGCTGCGTGGCTATTCGGGCGTGCGGCCAGAGGTGATCGCGGCCCTGGCGCAGCTTCTGGAGCGCGAGGTCTATCCCTGCATTCCGGCCAAGGGGTCCGTAGGCGCATCCGGTGACTTGGCGCCGCTGGCGCACATGGTCGCCCCCATGATCGGCTGGGGTGAGGTGCGGATAAAGGGAGAAGTCCTGCCCGCCGCCAAGGCGATGGAGGCCGCGGGCCTGAGCTTGCTGGAACTGGGGCCCAAGGAGGGACTGGCGTTGCTCAACGGCACGCAAGTCTCGACCGCCCTGGCTCTGGCCGGACTGTTCGCCGCTGAGCGCGTTTTCGATGCGGCGCTAGTTGCGGGTGCCATGTCGGTGGATGCTGCGCGGGGCAGCGACACGCCCTTCGACCCGCGCATCCATGAGCTACGTGGCCAGCGTGGCCAGATCGATGTAGCCGCCGCCTATCGTGAGCTCCTGGCGGGTAGCGCCATTCGCGAGAGCCACCGCGATTGCCCGCGTGTCCAGGACCCCTACTGTCTGCGGTGCCAGCCTCAGGTCATGGGAGCATGTCTGGACCAGCTTCGGTTCGCCGCCGGGACACTTGGAATCGAGGCCAACGCTGTCACCGACAACCCTCTGGTCTTCCCCGGTGACGGCGCCATCCTGTCCGGCGGCAATTTCCACGCCGAACCCGTGGCCATGGCCGCCGACCAGATTGCCCTGGCCCTGGCGGAGATCGGCAACCTGTCCGAACGGCGCAGCGCCATGCTGGTGGACCCCAACCACAACGGTGGGCTACCGGCCTTCCTGGTCAAGGACGGCGGAGTGAATTCCGGATTCATGATCGCCCAGGTAACGGCGGCTGCATTGGCGTCGGAGAACAAGGGCTTGGCACACCCGGCCAGCGTGGATAGCATCCCCACCTCGGCCAACCAGGAGGATCATGTCTCCATGGCCACTTGGGCGGCACGGCGCACGTTGGACATGGCTGACAACGCTGCGGGCATCGTCGCGGTCGAAACCTTGGCGGCCGCGCAGGGGATTGATTTTCACCGGCCTCTGCGCTCCTCGAGCAGGTTGGAAGCGATTCATGCCAGCCTTCGATCTCGCGTGCCCTTCTGGGACCGGGACCGCTACTTCGCCCCGGATATCGCAGCGGCCAAGGATCTGATTGCAAAGGGCGTGCTCGAATCCGGCGTCAGCTGGTTAGGTGCCTGA
- the hutC gene encoding histidine utilization repressor, whose translation MIPLYQQVRQHVLEQIASGALKVGDRVPSEMELVQQLSTSRMTVNRALRELTNEGVLVRVQGVGTFVGDRKAHGHPLKIRSIADEVKERGGTYSARVLAVEKTHAGDTLARTFGIAPGAALYRSSIVHQENDIPLQLEERFVNPALAPDYVRADFSRMTPYEYLIKVAPLQEVEHVVRAVMPSIQTREHLHMAAGEPCLLIHRRTWTDGQLATVADLYHPASRYELSGRFRP comes from the coding sequence ATGATCCCGCTCTATCAGCAGGTTCGGCAGCACGTGCTGGAACAGATCGCATCCGGTGCCCTGAAAGTCGGGGACCGGGTGCCGTCTGAGATGGAATTGGTGCAGCAGCTGAGCACCTCCCGCATGACGGTCAACCGTGCCCTACGGGAACTGACCAATGAAGGCGTGCTCGTTCGAGTTCAGGGAGTCGGCACCTTCGTCGGCGACCGCAAGGCGCACGGCCATCCTTTGAAGATCCGCAGCATCGCGGACGAGGTCAAAGAGCGTGGAGGAACCTATAGCGCCCGCGTGCTCGCGGTGGAAAAGACGCATGCCGGTGACACGCTCGCCAGGACGTTCGGGATCGCGCCGGGTGCTGCGCTCTACCGGTCCTCGATCGTCCACCAGGAAAACGACATTCCGCTTCAGCTTGAGGAGCGGTTCGTGAATCCGGCACTGGCACCCGATTATGTCCGGGCCGACTTCAGCCGCATGACGCCGTACGAGTACCTGATTAAAGTGGCGCCGCTGCAGGAGGTCGAGCACGTCGTCCGTGCCGTGATGCCGAGCATCCAGACGAGAGAGCACCTCCACATGGCCGCGGGGGAACCCTGCCTGCTCATCCATCGCCGCACCTGGACCGACGGGCAACTCGCAACGGTCGCCGACTTGTACCATCCGGCGTCACGCTACGAACTTTCCGGCCGCTTCCGCCCCTAA
- a CDS encoding formimidoylglutamate deiminase — MPSYFAEAVRLPNGWALDVRLHVDADGIIAAVEPGASAAGAERLSGPVIPGMPNLHSHAFQRAMAGLAERGSHTGDTFWTWRQTMYRFLERLTPEDNRAIACQLYVEMLKGGYTTVGEFHYLHNDPQGHAYMDPASMASGILSAAQEAGIGLTLLPVLYMTGSFDGRPLVGGQRRFAHTPDSVLRLTEKLLGEAPPEVRVGLAPHSLRAVPLDAMREALAGLDALDRHAPIHIHVAEQPGEVADCLAASGKRSVELLLDSMDVTPRWTLIHATHMTEAETRRAAATGATVGLCPSTEANLGDGLFQFLTFLEAGGAFGIGTDSHVSLDAREELRWLDYGQRLRSGKRAMPVMGDAHVGARLWLAAVAGGARSLGHATGHITVGHRADLLVLDPDHPSLAGREGDQLLDALVFVNAGASPIRHVMARGRMVIADGRHPDEEAIAARYRAALSRLLAE; from the coding sequence ATGCCGTCCTACTTCGCCGAGGCGGTGCGCTTGCCGAATGGCTGGGCCCTTGATGTCCGCCTGCATGTGGACGCTGACGGCATCATTGCCGCGGTGGAGCCTGGGGCCTCAGCAGCAGGCGCTGAACGCCTGTCCGGTCCGGTAATCCCGGGTATGCCCAACCTGCACTCGCACGCATTCCAGCGTGCGATGGCCGGGTTGGCCGAACGTGGAAGCCACACGGGCGACACCTTCTGGACTTGGCGGCAGACCATGTACCGCTTCCTGGAGCGGTTGACGCCCGAGGACAACCGAGCGATTGCCTGCCAGCTTTATGTGGAGATGCTCAAGGGCGGCTACACCACCGTTGGCGAGTTCCACTACCTGCACAACGATCCCCAGGGACATGCCTACATGGACCCGGCGTCCATGGCGTCGGGCATCCTTTCCGCAGCCCAGGAGGCGGGCATTGGTCTGACCTTGCTGCCCGTCCTCTACATGACGGGCAGCTTTGACGGCCGTCCGCTCGTCGGCGGGCAGAGGCGCTTCGCCCATACGCCCGACAGCGTACTGCGCCTCACCGAGAAGCTGCTGGGCGAAGCGCCTCCCGAAGTTCGGGTCGGCTTGGCACCTCATAGCCTGCGGGCGGTGCCGCTGGACGCGATGCGCGAGGCCCTGGCCGGGCTGGACGCGCTGGACCGTCACGCCCCCATACATATCCACGTGGCTGAGCAGCCGGGAGAGGTCGCTGATTGTCTTGCTGCTTCGGGCAAGCGGTCGGTGGAACTCCTTCTGGACAGCATGGACGTCACACCGCGCTGGACGTTGATCCACGCCACCCACATGACCGAGGCAGAAACCCGCCGTGCTGCAGCCACGGGCGCCACGGTCGGTCTCTGTCCCTCCACCGAGGCGAACCTGGGGGATGGGCTTTTTCAGTTCCTGACCTTCCTGGAAGCCGGTGGGGCGTTCGGCATAGGCACGGATAGCCACGTCAGCCTCGACGCCCGGGAGGAACTCCGCTGGCTCGACTACGGCCAGCGCCTCCGGTCGGGCAAGCGCGCCATGCCGGTCATGGGGGACGCACACGTCGGCGCCCGACTCTGGCTGGCAGCAGTTGCTGGCGGGGCGCGATCGCTGGGTCACGCGACCGGACATATCACCGTTGGGCACCGGGCCGACCTCCTCGTGCTTGACCCCGACCACCCGTCGCTTGCTGGCCGCGAGGGCGACCAGCTGCTGGACGCGCTGGTCTTCGTGAACGCAGGCGCCAGCCCGATCCGGCACGTCATGGCAAGAGGGCGGATGGTCATCGCGGATGGTCGGCACCCTGACGAGGAGGCAATCGCGGCGCGGTATCGGGCCGCGCTGTCACGCCTGCTCGCCGAATAA
- the hutU gene encoding urocanate hydratase, with the protein MPTRRDNTRIIRSPRGLTLNAKSWQTEAPLRMLMNNLDPEVAENPQELVVYGGIGRAARDWESFDRIVETLKRLDDDQTLLVQSGKPVGVFHTHKDAPRVLLANSNLVPGWANWEHFHHLDRLGLMMYGQMTAGSWIYIGTQGIVQGTYETFVEVGRRHYGGDLSGKWILTAGLGGMGGAQPLAATMAGASCLAVECQPSRIDRRIETRYLDRRTDDLDEAIAWIQEACRTNKPVSVGLLGNAADIFPELVRRAKEDPRFRPDAVTDQTSAHDPVNGYLPAGWNLAKWGEMRERDPQAVAAAAKRSMVVHVQAMLDFYAMGVPTLDYGNNIRQMAKDEGLANAFDFPGFVPAYIRPLFCRGIGPFRWAALSGDPGDIRRTDEKVKELMPHDPHLHRWLDMARERIAFQGLPARICWVGLGDRHRIGLAFNEMVARGEIGPLVIGRDHLDSGSVASPNRETEAMRDGSDAVSDWPLLNALLNCASGATWVSLHHGGGVGMGYSQHSGMVILVDGTEDAARRIGRVLWNDPATGVMRHADAGYGIAVDCAREQGLDLPMLGKY; encoded by the coding sequence ATGCCCACCCGTCGCGACAACACCCGCATTATCCGCTCACCCCGCGGCCTGACGCTGAACGCCAAATCCTGGCAGACGGAGGCCCCGCTGCGCATGCTGATGAACAACCTCGACCCGGAGGTGGCGGAGAATCCGCAGGAACTGGTGGTCTATGGCGGGATCGGCCGGGCGGCGCGGGACTGGGAGAGCTTCGACCGGATCGTGGAGACGCTGAAGCGGCTGGATGACGACCAGACCCTGCTGGTGCAGTCCGGCAAGCCGGTGGGCGTGTTCCACACGCACAAGGACGCGCCGCGGGTGCTGCTGGCCAACTCCAACCTGGTGCCGGGCTGGGCGAACTGGGAGCATTTCCATCATCTGGATCGGCTCGGCCTGATGATGTACGGCCAGATGACGGCGGGGTCCTGGATCTATATCGGGACCCAGGGCATCGTGCAGGGCACGTACGAGACCTTCGTGGAGGTCGGCCGTCGGCACTATGGCGGCGATCTCTCCGGCAAGTGGATACTCACCGCCGGGCTGGGCGGCATGGGCGGGGCGCAGCCGCTGGCCGCCACCATGGCCGGGGCCTCCTGCCTGGCCGTGGAATGCCAGCCCAGCCGCATCGACCGCCGGATCGAGACCCGCTATCTGGATCGTCGCACCGACGATCTGGACGAAGCTATTGCCTGGATTCAGGAGGCCTGCCGCACCAACAAGCCTGTATCCGTAGGCTTGCTGGGCAATGCTGCTGACATCTTCCCCGAACTGGTTCGCCGCGCCAAAGAGGACCCACGTTTCCGCCCCGACGCCGTCACCGACCAGACCAGCGCCCACGATCCCGTGAACGGCTACCTGCCCGCAGGCTGGAACTTGGCGAAGTGGGGGGAAATGCGGGAGCGCGATCCGCAGGCGGTGGCCGCGGCCGCCAAGCGCTCCATGGTGGTCCATGTCCAGGCCATGCTGGACTTCTACGCCATGGGCGTGCCCACGCTGGATTACGGCAACAACATCCGGCAGATGGCGAAGGATGAGGGGCTGGCGAACGCCTTCGACTTCCCCGGCTTCGTGCCCGCCTATATCCGTCCGCTCTTCTGCCGCGGCATCGGCCCCTTCCGCTGGGCGGCCCTTTCCGGCGATCCGGGGGACATCCGCAGAACGGATGAGAAGGTGAAGGAGTTGATGCCGCACGATCCTCACCTGCACCGTTGGCTGGACATGGCGCGGGAGCGCATCGCCTTCCAAGGCCTGCCCGCTCGCATCTGCTGGGTGGGGCTGGGCGACCGGCACCGCATCGGTCTCGCCTTCAACGAGATGGTGGCGCGTGGCGAGATCGGGCCGCTGGTCATCGGGCGCGACCATCTGGACAGCGGCTCCGTCGCCAGCCCGAACCGGGAGACAGAGGCCATGCGGGACGGGTCCGACGCGGTGTCCGACTGGCCGCTGCTGAACGCGCTGCTGAACTGCGCCAGCGGGGCCACCTGGGTCAGCCTGCACCATGGCGGCGGCGTCGGCATGGGCTACAGCCAGCATTCCGGCATGGTGATCCTGGTGGACGGAACGGAGGATGCCGCCCGCCGGATCGGGCGCGTGCTGTGGAACGACCCCGCCACCGGCGTGATGCGCCACGCCGATGCGGGGTACGGGATCGCGGTGGATTGCGCGAGGGAGCAGGGGCTGGATCTGCCGATGCTGGGCAAGTACTGA
- the nqrF gene encoding NADH:ubiquinone reductase (Na(+)-transporting) subunit F, translated as MQTLRILHKWVGLLLGLQFVLWALSGAMMALIDHHAVTGDHTRRSVPPLALSASALPIADIHALVGPDATGPLRLRPLLDRFVYEVSTADGVRLLAAEDGSEMVVDRALAQRIAEQDYSGEGQVVSVERMEETTLEVRNHEAPIWRVAFDDEENTTIYVAAETGRILERRNDSWRLFDFFWMLHIMDYTERQSFNHPLIILATVSAVWLSFSGLFLIFDSFSWRDFNPGLVLRRLRGRGVPVAVWAGGQPSRTMDLPEGATYFDALSAEGVRLPSNCGGGGSCGLCRVELGPDAPITDADRYHIGPQDLQRGARLACRHHVVAGAEVGVPNEALDTEGHTATVLSTRYLSPFIKEVHLRLDDGTALNYRAGQFVQLEIPAYETSPARFEPPVNWQTDWERLRLPERLVHEGGIHRSYSLATHPSEAPSELVLNVRFMPSSTPDKVPCGAGSSYVFGLRPGEKVRVFGPFGAFAASDSGREIIAIGGGAGMAPLRAIIRDELLRKGTSRRISYWYGARSARDILYRDEFDRLAEASSNFTWTVALSEPEAGDSWRGPVGLIHEVVRNQYLAKHPNLAECEFLVCGPPAMLKAVLAMLEDLGVPRDRIAFDDFGI; from the coding sequence ATGCAAACCCTCCGCATTCTTCACAAGTGGGTCGGGCTCCTGCTCGGATTGCAGTTCGTGCTCTGGGCGCTGAGCGGTGCCATGATGGCCTTGATCGACCATCACGCGGTCACTGGCGACCACACGCGCCGTTCTGTTCCGCCATTGGCACTCTCGGCCTCGGCACTGCCGATCGCGGATATCCATGCCCTTGTCGGGCCGGACGCAACCGGTCCCCTGCGTCTGCGCCCCTTGCTCGACCGGTTCGTCTATGAGGTCTCCACCGCCGACGGCGTTCGGCTTCTCGCGGCGGAAGACGGTAGTGAAATGGTTGTCGACCGAGCCTTGGCACAGCGCATTGCCGAGCAGGACTATTCGGGCGAGGGGCAGGTCGTGTCCGTCGAGCGGATGGAAGAGACAACGCTCGAGGTACGGAACCACGAAGCCCCCATCTGGCGCGTCGCCTTCGATGACGAAGAAAACACAACGATTTACGTCGCCGCTGAAACCGGACGGATCCTGGAGCGCAGGAATGACAGCTGGCGGCTGTTCGATTTCTTCTGGATGCTCCACATCATGGACTACACGGAGCGCCAGAGCTTCAACCACCCGCTCATCATCCTGGCCACCGTTTCGGCCGTGTGGCTCTCGTTCAGCGGCCTGTTCCTGATCTTCGACAGCTTCTCCTGGCGGGACTTCAACCCGGGCCTGGTCCTGCGGCGGCTGCGCGGCCGTGGCGTGCCGGTTGCCGTCTGGGCGGGCGGCCAGCCGTCGCGGACAATGGACCTGCCGGAAGGTGCAACCTACTTCGACGCACTGAGCGCCGAAGGCGTTCGACTGCCGTCCAATTGTGGTGGCGGGGGCAGCTGTGGCCTATGCCGGGTCGAACTCGGCCCCGACGCGCCGATCACCGATGCGGACCGCTACCACATCGGGCCGCAGGATCTTCAGCGAGGCGCTCGCCTGGCCTGTCGCCATCACGTTGTTGCTGGGGCAGAGGTCGGCGTGCCCAACGAGGCGCTGGACACCGAGGGTCATACCGCGACAGTGCTGTCCACGCGCTATCTCAGTCCCTTCATCAAGGAGGTCCACCTGCGCCTCGATGACGGCACGGCGCTCAATTACCGGGCCGGGCAGTTCGTGCAGCTGGAGATTCCGGCATACGAAACATCGCCCGCGCGCTTCGAGCCGCCGGTGAACTGGCAGACCGATTGGGAACGCCTGCGCCTTCCTGAGCGCCTTGTGCACGAGGGTGGGATCCATCGGTCCTACTCGCTCGCCACGCACCCTTCGGAGGCGCCAAGCGAGTTGGTGCTGAACGTCCGGTTCATGCCCTCATCTACCCCGGACAAGGTCCCGTGCGGCGCTGGGTCCAGCTACGTCTTCGGCCTGCGACCCGGCGAGAAGGTCCGCGTCTTCGGTCCGTTCGGCGCGTTTGCAGCCAGCGACTCCGGCCGGGAAATCATTGCCATCGGCGGCGGTGCCGGAATGGCGCCGCTCAGAGCCATCATCCGCGACGAGCTCCTCCGCAAGGGAACCTCCCGTCGAATTTCCTACTGGTACGGCGCCCGTTCGGCGCGGGATATCCTGTACCGGGATGAGTTCGACAGGCTGGCGGAGGCGTCGTCGAACTTCACCTGGACCGTCGCCCTGTCCGAGCCGGAAGCAGGGGATAGCTGGCGCGGACCTGTTGGCCTGATCCACGAAGTCGTGCGGAACCAGTACCTCGCCAAGCATCCGAATCTGGCCGAATGCGAGTTCCTGGTCTGTGGCCCGCCTGCCATGCTGAAAGCCGTGCTGGCCATGTTGGAGGACCTTGGCGTGCCTCGGGACCGCATCGCCTTCGACGATTTCGGTATTTGA
- a CDS encoding manganese catalase family protein: MFHHNKELQFNARVSGPDPRFARLLLEQFGGGNGELKAAMQYFTQAFAARQPYPDKYDLLMDIATEELSHLEIVGATITMLLDGVNSELKDVAGAEPIMGLMKGKATKEEMIHDALTNPQFLVLSGGGPRLTDSMGTPWSGAYVNANGDLTVDLRSDIAAESRAKIVYEYLMQFTDDPYVKETLGFLMTREIAHFQMFSAALDTIQPNFPPGILQGDPRHTHTYFNMSNGADARGPWNEGQGPWQSGEHWTYVDDPVKHVVETQGEIHHQPEGTTRTPEELQKKEQELSKMRSEQIREKIPTGPNQWSSYPQTSLDSPMGTTD; encoded by the coding sequence ATGTTCCATCATAACAAGGAACTACAGTTCAACGCGCGTGTCTCTGGCCCGGATCCCCGCTTCGCCCGCTTGCTCTTGGAGCAGTTCGGCGGCGGGAACGGCGAGTTGAAGGCGGCTATGCAATATTTCACCCAGGCCTTCGCCGCCCGCCAGCCCTATCCGGACAAGTATGACCTGCTGATGGACATCGCCACCGAGGAACTGAGCCATCTTGAGATCGTCGGCGCCACCATCACCATGCTGCTGGACGGCGTGAACAGCGAGCTTAAGGACGTCGCCGGTGCTGAACCGATCATGGGCCTGATGAAGGGTAAGGCCACCAAGGAGGAGATGATCCACGATGCGCTGACCAACCCGCAGTTCCTGGTGCTCTCGGGCGGCGGTCCGCGCCTGACCGACAGCATGGGCACCCCCTGGAGCGGGGCTTACGTCAACGCCAACGGCGACCTCACGGTGGATCTGCGCTCCGACATCGCGGCCGAGAGCCGAGCCAAGATCGTCTACGAATACCTGATGCAGTTCACCGACGATCCCTATGTCAAGGAGACGCTCGGTTTCCTGATGACGCGCGAGATCGCACATTTCCAGATGTTCTCGGCCGCCCTCGACACCATCCAGCCGAACTTCCCGCCAGGCATCCTGCAGGGCGACCCGCGCCACACCCACACCTATTTCAACATGTCCAACGGCGCCGATGCGCGCGGACCGTGGAACGAGGGCCAAGGCCCTTGGCAGTCGGGCGAGCACTGGACCTATGTGGACGACCCGGTGAAGCACGTGGTCGAGACCCAGGGAGAGATTCACCATCAACCCGAAGGCACCACGCGCACGCCGGAAGAGCTCCAGAAGAAGGAGCAGGAGCTCAGCAAGATGCGCAGCGAGCAGATCCGGGAGAAGATTCCGACGGGCCCCAATCAGTGGTCCAGCTACCCGCAGACTTCACTCGACAGCCCGATGGGCACCACGGACTGA